The stretch of DNA CCATACATTCCACTGTTTATTTTCTAtccaatttatataaaaggatATCAACCATTTGTTATAGTCGGTCATAACTTCTTTACACCACTGTTTTACCATCATGTTTACGtcatctatatatttttttttaatacgcCTAATTAAAAAGTTCCACAAATATTCCTCATTTCTTATTCTTTGGTCCCATTGTCTATACGCTGaaacttttatataaatatctttatctagaaataataatttttccacCCAGCGTGTCCAGCGATCAACTTCGTATAACCTATACGGATGTGAATCCCATTcattcttcttcttttctttccaATTAATTAACTTGCAtgtcataattttattgtaagATGATATAATTTCATTGAACCAACTTTCAAAATCTgatgttatataatttaatccATGTGTTTTGAACCATTCTATCCATTGATTGTCACTCCAATTCGAGCATACATCATAAAGATCTGATTTATATTCTTCCTTCATATTGGGATTATAGTGTAACCATTTTTCCTCTAAGttgtacaaaaaattattccatTTCTCATTTTTGTTTCCAAACCAagcattatttttctttttaaaatcctttatcatatcttttttttgttttttaaaccATAAATTCcaattatgattttttttttcttctaactttttaaattccCATATTTTTTGTCTTAAATATTCGTTTGGCATATCCTCAGGACCATTATAAGACTTACAAAGTGGAGGCTTTGTTTTTCCAGTACAtatctaaataaaatatttaagaaaaaacatattttttatattaatataatttttgaattgtattaactaaaatttaaatatatctttttgaaatattttattatacccCCCTAAAGCAACCATTAACACTTTCAGAGGTAgaagataatttaaatataacagCGGAAGCTGATACAAAAAAGAGTATTGACTTCatcttaaatattttatagttttattttatattatttctttttcaataaaatatattaaattacaaaagCATGAACTCtaaaataataagtataaaaataacgcGGAACATTAGAAAATGGTTTACAAAAAGTATTTAAattactatttaaaaaaaaataataaaataaaaatttttcaatgaaaaaaatatggatcaaaaaaattaagaattctaatttttataataaggTTAAAACAATTCTATAGAGAAACACctatatttacttaaatgtaattaaatatttatttatgtacctTGGTCAActtacaatattttaataatatttaattatttttttttttaaatatttaatttaaaaatataaataataataaaatatgggATTATTGTAAAACTTAAActaaacatgtatatgtatatatgtatatatagatataggtatagatatagatagaAAGATAAAATTTCAAGCGTTATAATAGGTAATCACATTCGTTactttttaacatataagtATATCATCAATATTATCCATAcatgttttattaataaatatgttaccCCTTCATTAACATTCTTactattataatttctttttttttataaaaatattattctgcGTAATTATgtgattataataaatataataatttagaaatgaagataaaaattaaattagaaaaaaatacaaaaaaataaaaattacaatattgaatttatacttaaattatgtttaaaCATAATTGACAATTATACagagaataataataaggaattaaaaaaaaactttttaacatttaaaatggattatattttccttaggttttttacactttttttcaaaaatttacttacattattttaggaatatttttaattttgttttttatttttctaatcgttctattattttctgaatttattttatgtagtatatatattcttcttagttttttatttttattctctttttactttatatcttaattttttaaactttgttaattattttttcctttttttatgttaattattgtttcatttttttattttattttttgcttcatattttatagtttttgtccaattttttttattaataaacgAAGTtctgtaaaattaaattctgATGCGTGCCATTATTTTTGACAcaatttgtttaattaaaagaaatattatttacatatttttattattttatatttttactgaTTGAATATTtctgatattaaaaaataagaataaatataatgaaatatccaaagaaaatattattatatatctctttttttggtatgaattttattaattttaaagaaaacgGAATAACAATTTacttgtataattttttactattat from Plasmodium malariae genome assembly, chromosome: 1 encodes:
- the PmUG01_01034900 gene encoding tryptophan-rich protein translates to MKSILFFVSASAVIFKLSSTSESVNGCFRGICTGKTKPPLCKSYNGPEDMPNEYLRQKIWEFKKLEEKKNHNWNLWFKKQKKDMIKDFKKKNNAWFGNKNEKWNNFLYNLEEKWLHYNPNMKEEYKSDLYDVCSNWSDNQWIEWFKTHGLNYITSDFESWFNEIISSYNKIMTCKLINWKEKKKNEWDSHPYRLYEVDRWTRWVEKLLFLDKDIYIKVSAYRQWDQRIRNEEYLWNFLIRRIKKKYIDDVNMMVKQWCKEVMTDYNKWLISFYINWIENKQWNVWLIEKKMK